One Rhizoctonia solani chromosome 3, complete sequence genomic region harbors:
- a CDS encoding Ras-induced vulval development antagonist domain-containing protein, whose product MATVHPSQEEHEVQVLPGAAKVEVRTIDNDGTTRQTEPEAERRGAQSADPVRLMITMNGQDPAHKGGWHGGTGSDYMESRRQQRLENTFSIWPPSPTRPEADDHHDKKSKKSKRRRYSSSDSSDSSDGDRSRRRRDKHKRRQRDKDQDREKSRSHRHKDKDRKRSSRKAKYDSDTDDSDQDSRRHKHRDRSKSRSRSVDRRIKDLDLDSRSKRSEEPQENEDEMWVEKAPTAPFVPVPATTSQQEVLEDEEIGPMPVVTSGGKLSERDYGGALLRGEGSAMAAYIQDGERIPRRGEIGLTSDEIAQYEDVGYVMSGSRHRRMNAVRMRKENQVISAEEKRGILKMQKEEREKRESMIIGGFKEILEEKLKTAGRR is encoded by the exons ATGGCAACGGTACATCCTTCAC AAGAAGAACACGAAGTCCAAGTCCTACCAGGGGCCGCAAAAGTAGAAGTCCGGACAATAGACAACGACGGGACCACTCGTCAGACCGAACCAGAAGCAGAGAGACGAGGCGCTCAGAGCGCAGACCCAGTCCGGCTTATGATAACTATGAACGGCCA AGACCCTGCTCATAAGGGTGGCTGGCACGGAGGCACAGGCAGTGATTACATGGAGAG TCGTCGTCAACAACGGTTGGAAAATACATTTTCAATCTGGCCCCCTTCACCGACACGTCCCGAGGCAGACGA TCATCATGACAAGAAATCCAAGAAGTCCAAACGTAGGAGATACTCTTCGTCTGACAGCTCCGACTCTTCAGATGGTGACCGCTCACGCCGCCGTCGAGATAAACATAAACGACGTCAGAGAGACAAGGATCAGGACAGGGAAAAGAGTCGAAGTCATCGCCATAAGGATAAGGACCGTAAACGCAGCTCTCGTAAGGCCAAATACGATTCCGATACCGACGACTCGGACCAAGACTCTCGCCGACACAAACACCGTGACAGAAGCAAAAGCCGAAGCCGAAGCGTTGACAGAAGGATCAAGGACCTTGATTTGGACTCTAGGTCTAAGAGGTCCGAGGAGCCTCAGGAGAATGAAGACGAGATGTGGGTCGAAAAAGCCCCAACTGCCCCATTCGTACCCGTCCCCGCCACAACATCACAGCAGGAAGTActggaagacgaggagatTGGCCCTATGCCTGTTGTTACATCAGGTGGCAAACTAAGCGAACGAGA CTATGGTGGGGCTTTACTACGCGGAGAAGGTTCTGCCATGGCGGCCTATATCCAAGACGGCGAACGTATTCCTCGACGTGGTGAAATCGGCCTAACCTCTGATGAAATCGCTCAATATGAAGACGTTGGCTACGTCATGTCCGGCTCTCGACATCGCCGCATGAATGCTGTTCGTATGCGCAAAGAAAACCAAGTCATTTCCGCAGAGGAGAAACGTGGTATCCTTAAGATGCAGAAAGAGGAAAGGGAGAAGCGAGAAAGCATGATTATTGGAGGTTTCAAGGAAATTCTTGAGGAGAAGCTCAAGACAGCCGGACGTCGATAA
- a CDS encoding succinate dehydrogenase cytochrome B subunit, giving the protein MIASRIGFITRRQNLAATRLVASQSRATPLARQFIRSVQTESLPPSAATDILNAQRVRRPSSPHFTIYQPQITWLGSIANRVTGGVLSGALYAFALAYLAGPVVGVPVDTAHIVDLVTALPEWFKYTVKGALGMSFSYHSWNGIRHLLWDAGRLMTNTAVKRSGYAVIGLSIVTTVGLLGW; this is encoded by the exons ATGATCGCCTCTCGCATAGGATTTATTACCCGTCGTCAAAACTTGGCCGCCACCAGACTTG TCGCATCGCAATCCCGCGCTACGCCATTGGCTCGTCAGTTCATCCG CTCTGTTCAGACTGAGTCCTTGCCTCCTTCTGCTGCGACCGATATCCTCAATGCTCAGCGAGTCAGGCGTCCTTCGAGTCCTCACTTCACTATTTACCAGCCTCAAATTACTTGGCTTGGGTCGATTGCGAACCGTGTGACAGGAGGTGTGTTGAGTGGTG CTTTGTATGCATTCGCACTGGCGTACCTTGCTGGCCCAGTAGTGGGAGTTCCAGTTGACACAGCGCACATTGTTGACCTCGTAACTGCCCTTCCCGAATGGTTCAAATATACGGTCAAGGGCGCACTCGGAATGTCGTTCAGTTACCACTCGTGGAACGGAATCAGACATTTATTATGGGACGCTGGCCGAT TGATGACCAATACAGCAGTGAAGAGGTCAGGTTATGCAGTGATCGGTCTGAGCATAGTCACAACCGTGGGTTTATTGGGCTGGTAA
- a CDS encoding repressor of RNA polymerase III transcription maf1, which produces MKFLDLPELAKLSSELSMNHSAECVVRTRVEAYSCKSISKEKRLFKVLDSSFVDQLAISPPDSKYGMPVDSPFGPLDKSSSRKILYLLIATLNAAFPDHDFSEAKADHFCKEKDGAGVLNSLSNTLLSQQHGHSSLLLAPSPRSYSLYPYASRDGVHGVFPRSLPTSSSPVNHFPNTHPPILSGTHPYLYRVLDSIISLANCDVYSYTPDMESDPHADDSDDSASDSSDSPGEFYDDTFDFETDGITGEGLARSASPQFRAKSHWDQWLDGPDEREPRGRVQTRARKEKRIVFISTWARRRHSGDSWSSERLDSFAGWEGGIGAGARAVGLRTKS; this is translated from the exons ATGAAGTTCCTGGACTTGCCCGAGCTCGCGAAGCTATCCTCAGAGCTATCAATGAACCATTCAGCCGAATGCGTTGTACGGACTCGAGTCGAAGCTTACTCGTGCAAGTCCATCAGTAAGGAGAAGCGCTTATTCAAAGTACTCGATAGCTCCTTTGTCGATCAGCTCGCCATTTCCCCTCCCGACAGCAAGTATGGGATGCCGGTCGACTCCCCTTTTGGTCCGCTCGACAAGTCCTCCTCACGGAAGATATTGTATCTTCTGATTGCTACTCTTAACGCTGCATTCCCTGACCATGACTTTTCCGAGGCGAAAGCTGATCATTTCTGCAAGGAAAAAGACGGTGCGGGAGTTCTGAATTCATTGTCCAATACCCTTCTCTCCCAGCAGCATGGGCACTCGAGTCTCTTGCTGGCGCCTTCTCCTCGCTCATATTCCCTCTACCCATATGCGTCTCGAGACGGTGTGCACGGCGTGTTCCCAAGATCGCTGCCGACTTCATCCTCTCCTGTGAACCACTTTCCGAATACCCACCCTCCGATCCTATCAGGCACCCACCCGTATCTTTACCGGGTTCTTGATAGCATAATTTCACTGGCCAACTGTGATGTCTACTCCTACACCCCTGATATGGAATCCGACCCACATGCCGATGATAGCGACGACAGCGCGTCCGACTCGTCCGATTCGCCAGGGGAATTCTATGACGACACATTTGATTTCGAAACCGACGGAATTACGGGAGAAGGCCTTGCTCGTTCAGCATCACCTCAATTCCGGGCCAAGTCCCATTGGGACCAATGGCTCGACGGCCCAGACGAACGTGAACCCAGAGGTCGAGTGCAAACACGTGCTAGG AAAGAGAAACGGATTGTGTTTATTTCGACGTGGGCCAGGAGGCGGCATTCAGGAGATAGCTGGAGTTCGGAGCGCTTGGACAGTTTTGCGGGATGGGAGGGCGGGATTGGCGCAGGCGCTCGTGCGGTTGGCTTGCGAACCAAATCCTGA
- a CDS encoding RNA recognition motif protein, which translates to MAPLAASKSKSTIESKRVESEHKFNKPATSKSASKPGVAAGLKRKAPTVALEPESESESDEEEESPKQQAENKNEDTHLQGFSTDEDSSDDGGDEAPELPGIDLTKLPTVAKDDATVKRRLERAKREPTQDRGVLFLGQIPHGFYEDEMRAYFSQFGDVTRLRLSRNKKTGRSKHYGFIEFESSSVAQIVSETMNNYLLMGRILQCKIIPKEQLHPELWVGANRKWRSIPRDRIFRVQHNKSRTDEQRKRVERKLLKKQEDRQAKIRAMGIDYEIGAAGYCSTVSH; encoded by the exons ATGGCACCCCTTGCGGCCTCCAAATCAAAGTCGACTATCGAGTCTAAACGGGTCGAATCTGAGCACAAGTTCAATAAGCCTGCCACCTCGAAATCCGCTTCTAAGCCTGGCGTTGCGGCTGGATTGAAACGAAAGGCTCCGACAGTGGCACTGGAGCCGGAGTCGGAGTCGGAGTCagacgaagaggaggaaTCGCCTAAACAGCAAGCCGAAAACAAAAATGAAGATACCCATCTTCAGGGGTTCTCTACTGACGAGGACTCTTCAGACGATGGCGGAGACGAGGCTCCTGAATTGCCGGGTATTGATCTTACCAAGCTGCCTACTGTTGCAAAGGATGATGCGACTGTGAAGCGCAGGCTCGAAAGAGCAAAAAGGGAGCCA ACACAAGACCGAGGAGTCCTATTCCTCGGCCAGATTCCTCATGGATTTTATGAGGATGAAATGAGGGCGTATTTCTCTCAATTTGGGGATGTCACTCGACTTAGGCTCTCTCGAAATAAGAAG ACGGGCAGGTCCAAACATTACGGGTTTATTGAGTTCGAGTCCAGCTCGGTCGCGCAAATAGTCAGTGAGACAATGAACAATTACCTTCTGATGGGACGCATCTTGCAATGTAAAATCATACCCAAGGAACAATTGCATCCAGAGCTCTGGGTTGGTGCCAACCGCAAGTGGAGGTCCATACCTCGGGACCGTATCTTCCGGGTGCAACACAACAAA TCTCGTACGGATGAACAACGAAAGAGGGTCGAACGTAAACTACTAAAAAAGCAAGAGGATCGCCAGGCTAAGATTCGAGCGATGGGAATCGACTATGAAATTGGAGCTGCCGGCTAT TGTTCTACTGTATCTCATTAA
- a CDS encoding WLM domain protein, with protein MPLHRFNTKTTSPNPYFNFITALPPYINAPNLPSQDDAKALLQALAAQVRPLCKKHGFNVNSFEEYEYNTVFLGRNWNAGETIEIVLRRSDGSFHNIQHLIQVVCHELAHIKHMNHLAGFQQLNAQLCHEVTALRTKGYYGDGMYSSGNRLSDSTEVAGRGLGVTDFDLPEYMCGGAQDRRRASTLRRAPRGNGGPKPKRRKAGTRVRSKYAFVGQGNALNEHATGEQEKKRGTGFKKRAQSAKERQARLEAIEQRLKSLEKNSNGKPDSQSGLEPAVEAGSDSESGSESFKETDDMRRKLLADSGAGWKFSTIPDAGPTGSFDDDIINLLSDDEDQDTNQARAPPKSTPSKKLELQKQGPSNPLTNMVHNEVEHRKQEQLGLVGSHKLGGGGRGAHQSRLLDTPKVPQPSKSLDVCFKDGQVSDKVDEWACLVCTCLNHEDYGVCQACSTRRGCHNFTSEL; from the exons ATGCCATTGCATCGCTTCAACACCAAAACCACATCTCCTAATCCTTATTTTAACTTTATCACAGCGCTTCCTCCGTACATAAATGCACCTAACCTACCTTCGCAAGATGACGCCAAAGCACTATTGCAAGCGTTGGCGGCGCAAGTGCGACCATTGTGCAAGAAACACGGGTTTAATGTGAATAGTTTTGAGGAG TATGAA TATAACACTGTATTCCTGGGCCGAAACTGGAATGCTGGGGAAACGATTG AAATCGTTCTCCGCCGTTCAGACGGGAGTTTTCACAATATTCAACACCTCATTCAAGTGGTTTGCCACGAA CTGGCTCACATTAAG CACATGAATCACTTGGCCGGGTTTCAACAACTCAATGCTCAATTATGTCACGAGGTCACTGCACTACGTACAAAGGGGTATTATGGTGATG GTATGTACTCATCTGGAAACCGACTCTCCGATTCTACCGAGGTTGCCGGCCGAGGGCTTGGAGTAACGGACTTTGATTTGCCCGAATACATGTGTGGCGGGGCGCAAGATCGACGCCGGGCTTCAACACTTCG CCGAGCACCTCGAGGTAACGGAGGTCCGAAGCCAAAGAGACGCAAAGCAGGGACGAGGGTGAGATCCAAGTATGCATTTGTAGGACAAGGAAATGCGTTGAATGAACATGCAACCGGAGAACAAGAGAAGAAAAGGGGGACGGGGTTTAAAAAGCGGGCACAAAG CGCCAAGGAAAGGCAAGCAAGATTGGAGGCAATCGAGCAGAGATTGAAGAGCCTTGAAA AAAATTCCAATGGAAAGCCTGATTCTCAAAGTGGGCTTGAGCCCGCGGTTGAGGCTGGTTCCGATTCAGAATCTgggtcagaatcattcaaggaaACCGATGACATGCGTCGCAAACTACTCGCGGATTCTGGTGCCGGGTGGAAATTCTCGACGATTCCTGATGCAGGTCCCACTGGGAGTTTCGATGACGACATAATTAACTTACTTTCAGACGACGAAGATCAAGACACAAACCAAGCAAGGGCCCCGCCGAAGTCGACTCCTTCTAAAAAGCTTGAACTTCAAAAACAAGGGCCTTCGAACCCACTAACTAACATGGTTCACAACGAGGTCGAGCATAGGAAGCAAGAGCAATTAGGATTAGTAGGCTCTCACAAACTGGGTGGTGGCGGGCGAGGTGCACACCAGTCTCGACTCCTGGACACACCCAAGGTACCTCAACCGAGCAAATCGTTAGACGTATGTTTCAAGGACGGGCAGGTATCAGATAAGGTGGATGAATGGGCTTGTCTTGTTTGTACCTG CCTGAACCATGAGGACTATGGGGTCTGTCAGGCATGTTCGACGCGACGTGGGTGCCATAACTTTACATCTGAACTATGA
- a CDS encoding 6-phosphofructokinase: MAEQTTKKKFKIAVLTSGGDSAGMNAAVRAVVKGGISKGCEMWVVREGYEGLVRGNTEAAPPTVSLESCTAGPVPSQVAELPFVKNLRFGDGELFKQGEGDAEDRPDKKTLKGRYIVKVGWDDVRGWMGEGGTLIGTARCAAFRQVEGRMTAAYNLIKEGIDALVVCGGDGSLTGADRLRAEWPELVAGLLQQGRITKEQSELYGHLKIVGLVGSIDNDMAMTDLTIGAPTALHRICEAIDNINSTASSHSRAFVVEVMGRHCGCAGADFIFIPENPPEAHPWEEDMCEIIQRHRKQGKRKTIVIVAEGAHDRELNPIRPEYVKEILTERLGLDTRVTTLGHTQRGGVPCAFDRVLPTLQGVEAVNALLEATPETPSYMIGISENQITRKPLMEAVEQTQAVAKAISEKDFVKAMSLRDPEFKDYLDAFILTSALDAGIKLPEPKRLRIGIIHMGAPAGGMNAATRAAVRYCLERGHTPLAINNGFPGLLDDSVTQLSWLRVDNWMTRGGSELGTNRTLPNIDLGAVASKFQGHRFDALFMIGGFEAFSALLILEKARESYPAFNIPMVHLPATISNNVPLTEFSLGSDTSLNALVDACDSIKQSAQANRNRVFVVETQGGQCGYLATLGALAVGAAVVYTPEVGINLDLLRMDLNFLKTRYSLDVKGKSEGRLVIMSEKASNVYTTDVVTKILAEEGRGLFDSRSASLGHTLQGGIPSPIDRARAVRLSIKCMKFLEQHALSPSRRSPPESAAVITIQGTSIKLTPVHEVVQHADMKKR; the protein is encoded by the exons ATGGCCGAGCAGACCACCAAGAAGAAGTTCAAGATTGCCGTTCTCACCTCTGGTGGAGACAGTGCAGGAATGAACGCAGCTGTACGTGCTGTTGTCAAGGGCGGTATCTCAAA AGGTTGTGAGATGTGGGTTGTACGCGAAGGCTACGAAGGTCTGGTCCGAGGAAACACCGAGGCTGCACCGCCTACGGTCTCTCTGGAGTCTTGCACAGCAGGTCCAGTACCCAGTCAAGTCGCTGAACTTCCATTTGTAAAGAATTTGCGATTTGGGGACGGAGAGCTGTTTAAACAGGGTGAAGGAGACGCTGAAGACCGACCCGACAAGAAGACCCTAAAAGGTCGATACATCGTCAAAGTAGGATGGGATGATGTACGCGGTTGGATGGGAGAG GGTGGAACCCTCATCGGTACCGCCCGTTGTGCTGCGTTCCGTCAAGTCGAAGGGCGTATGACCGCAGCATACAACCTGATCAAAGAAGGGATTGATGCTTTAGTGGTCTGTGGTGGAGATGGATCACTGACTGGAGCAGATAGGCTGCGTGCTGAATGGCCGGAGCTCGTCGCGGGCCTCCTTCAGCAAG GCCGAATCACGAAAGAGCAATCTGAGCTCTACGGGCATTTGAAGATAGTCGGACTTGTTGGATCTATCGACAATGATATGGCTATGACTGATCTTACAATCGGAGCTCCTACGGCACTTCACCGAATTTGCGAAGCCATTGATAACATCAACTCGACAGCCTCATCGCACTCACGTGCATTCGTTGTGGAAGTCATGGGCCGCCACTGCGGATG CGCGGGCGCCGACTTCATTTTTATCCCCGAAAACCCACCAGAGGCTCATCCGTGGGAAGAGGACATGTGCGAAATCATCCAACGA CATCGAAAGCAGGGCAAGCGTAAAACTATTGTTATCGTCGCTGAGGGAGCGCACGACCGTGAACTCAATCCGATCAGACCTGAATATGTCAAGGAAATCCTTACTGAAAGGCTTGGGCTGGATACTCGGGTTACCACCCTCGGACATACGCAGCGTGGTGGTGTACCATGTGCTTTCGACAGGGTTCTG CCGACCCTACAAGGAGTTGAAGCCGTGAATGCACTACTGGAAGCAACCCCTGAAACACCATCATACATGATAGGCATAAGCGAGAATCAAATCACTCGGAAGCCGCTGATGGAGGCCGTTGAGCAG ACACAAGCCGTGGCGAAGGCGATTTCTGAGAAGGACTTTGTCAAAGCAATGTCACTTCGGGACCCTGAATTCAAAGACTACTTGGATGCGTTCATTCTTACCTCCGCTCTCGATGCTGGCATTAAACTGCCAGAACCCAAG AGATTGCGCATCGGAATCATTCA CATGGGAGCCCCTGCTGGTGGGATGAATGCAGCAACACGTGCCGCCGTACGTTATTGCCTGGAGCGAGGCCATACACCTCTCGCCATCAACAATGGGTTTCCTGGGCTACTTGACGATAGCGTCACACAGCTATCCTGGCTGAGAGTTGACAACTGGATGACAAGAGGAGGGTCTGAACTGGGCACAAACCGCACACTACCCAATATTGACCTTGGCGctgttgcttccaagttcCAAGGTCATCGTTTTGATGCTTTATTCATGATCGGAGGATTTGAAGCATTCTCAGCGCTTCTCATCCTTGAGAAGGCACGTGAAAGTTACCCCGCTTTTAATATTCCAATGGTTCATCTCCCAGCCACAATCAGCAATAACGTCCCACTAACCGAATTTAGCCTCGGAAGCGATACTAGTCTGAACGCACTCGTCGATGCCTGTGATTCTATTAAACAGAGCGCGCAGGCTAATCGTAACCGAGTGTTCGTGGTTGAAACACAAGGGGGTCAGTGTGGATACCTTGCCACCCTGGGTGCCTTGGCGGTCGGAGCAGCAGTGGTCTACACTCCCGAAGTTGGCATCAACTTGGACTTACTTCGCATGGATCTAAACTTCTTGAAGACGCGTTATTCATTGGATGTTAAAGGCAAATCTGAGGGACGACTGGTTATAAT GAGCGAGAAGGCGTCTAATGTCTATACAACTGACGTCGTGACCAAGATTCTAGCCGAAGAAGGCCGTGGGCTCTTTGACTCTCGTTCTGCATCTTTAGGCCATACCCTTCAAGGGGGCATTCCATCACCCATTGATCGTGCGCGCGCCGTGAGACTTTCAATCAAGTGCATGAAATTCCTCGAGCAACACGCTCTCTCCCCTTCCCGTCGCTCCCCGCCGGAAAGCGCGGCAGTAATTACCATTCAAGGGACAAGCATCAAGCTCACTCCTGTTCATGAAGTGGTTCAACATGCTGATATGAAGAAACGATAG
- a CDS encoding NmrA-like family domain-containing protein 1, translating to MNTPAPFRTPSPGDKPIIAVCGATGIQGGSVVKHLLRDGRFSVRALTRKPTSFRAKELVRSGATVVEADFANITSLYNAFEGCYGAFGITDYYEAFDEEGQHGINIIDAAKATKLKHLVMSTVPLVDVLKDTPACKYKYQTHVYLAKSGVPYTAFAAAFYYSNIFLFDIFSKGANGNWVMKFPFPHNIPIPSVSPEDLGAFVLTILTDSSEWIGKTTWLCNELISLREYVEAFTEITGFTVKVYDECTREQFLALKDEPDVLGIWPV from the exons ATGAACACTCCAGCACCTTTTCGAACACCTTCACCAGGAGATAAACCCATCATAGCAGTTTGTGGGGCAACAG GTATTCAAGGAGGAAGCGTAGTAAAGCATCTTTTGCGCGATGGAAGGTTTTCAGTCCGCGCATTAACGCGAAAGCCTACCAGTTTTCGTGCCAAAG AACTAGTTCGCTCTGGTGCGACAGTAGTGGAAGCCGATTTTGCCAATATCACGTCATTATACAACGCATTTGAAG GTTGTTATGGTGCATTTGGGATTACTGACTACTATGAAGCCTTTGACGAGGAAGGACAACATGGCATCAACATTATCGATGCAGCCAAGGCTACCAAACTAAAGCACCTGGTTATGAG CACTGTCCCTTTGGTGGATGTCTTGAAGGACACACCGGCATGCAAGTACAA GTATCAAACACATGTCTACCTCGCCAAGTCAGGGGTACCATACACCGCGTTTGCAGCAGCGTTCTACTACAGTAACATTTTCTTATTCGATATATTCAGCAAGGGAGCAAACGGCAATTGGGTGATGAAATTTCCCTTTCCTCACAATATCCCAATTCCTAGCGTATCCCCAGAAGACCTTGGAGCCTTC GTTTTAACAATACTCACAGATAGTTCAGAATGGATTGGAAAGACGACCTGGTTGTGCAACGAGCTGATTAGCCTTCGCGAATATGTTGAGGCATTCACCGAGATTACTGG ATTTACTGTAAAGGTCTACGACGAATGTACAAGAGAGCAGTTTCTCGCCCTCAAGGACGAGCCGGATGTTCTGGGAATTTGGCCAGTGTAG
- a CDS encoding phosphatidylinositol transfer protein, whose protein sequence is MPVHVTSLPPSPPEINPAPTLNEEQSNVYGIVLKHYSSPAYVIPGVDAQKATLTEEEKQWLTRECLLRYLRASKWVLATTITRLDDTLKWRREYGLYELITPNHVEPEAVTGKEILAGYDLERRPALYMMPSKQNTEESPRQLQFAVWMLERAVDLMGPGVENLDILINFADRGKNPSLSTSKNMLNILQNHYPERLGLALVINVPTIINLFFKAIMPFVDPITRAKVKFNPEIIKEGLLINLKQRKNGGAKCWKPLVDLCNNLHTERKERWRKLGGTVGLSEWDIKGGAPQPELQPAMTNGTNLIPDSKSTVSRKDIPESKSDTVLV, encoded by the exons ATGCCCGTACATGTGACTTCCCTCCCTCCTTCTCCTCCTGAAATAAATCCGGCCCCAACCTTGAATGAAGAACAGAGCAATGTATACGGAATTGTCCTGAAGCACTATAGCAGCCCTGCTTATGTGATTCCTGGTGTCGATGCGCAAAAGGCAACTTTGACGGAGGAGGAGAAACAATGGCTG ACTCGAGAATGTTTGTTGCGATA TCTCCGTGCGTCAAAATGGGTGCTGGCAACGACAATCACGCGACTGGACGACACGCTCAAATGGAGGCGAGAATACGGACTCTACGAATTGATAACTCCTAATCATGTAGAGCCTGAG GCCGTGACAGGCAAGGAAATATTGGCAGGATATGATCTCGAGCGGCGCCCCGCGTTATACATGATGCCTTCAAAGCAAAATACAGAAGAATCACCGCGCCAACTACAATTTGCGGTTTGGATGCTAGAACGTGCGGTTGACCTTATGGGACCTGGGGTCGA AAACCTCGATATTTTGATCAACTTTGCCGACCGAGGCAAGAACCCTTCGCTTTCGACCTCGAAAAAC ATGTTAAATATCTTGCAAAACCACTATCCTGAGCGTTTAGGCCTCGCACTGGTCATCAACGTTCCCACAATAATCAATTTATTTTTCAAGGCTATTATGCCTTTTGTAGATCCAA TTACTCGGGCTAAAGTCAAATTCAACCCCGAGATTATTAAGGAAGGGCTGTTGATAAATCTCAAGCAACGAAAGAATGGGGGGGCGAAATG TTGGAAGCCTCTTGTAGACTTGTGCAACAACCTCCACACTGAGCGTAAAGAGCGCTGGAGGAAACTGGGTGGAACAGTTGGTTTGAGCGAGTGGGATATCAAAGGCGGTGCCCCTCAGCCCGAACTACAACCTGCCATGACTAACGGTACCAACCTCATTCCCGATTCGAAGAGCACCGTATCGCGGAAGGACATCCCTGAAAGCAAGAGCGACACAGTATTGGTTTGA